One Roseburia rectibacter DNA window includes the following coding sequences:
- a CDS encoding sensor histidine kinase, whose translation MKKFASWSLKYKILTIALFNSVTMLLCAAFGYHLYTHAYNKLLFESMASSLSVTSKQISQKLENAEYISSLILSSSVIQKELASQPPESDSIAVAEYNRTVNNLLTEYSALFRTNGISYAVLYGDTYTNSTNWALLNKTPSFLLDAALENGFKAKGSVTWTYGERQPYILLSRNVRQISNLSLESLGNLVIGVDLEQVVSDASQFVSQYRNQQFIIASDSGSLIYASKSLSDADARELISNFTDSYKIVSYGGHKYFAVGGTLPDYEYRYVTLAPYDEVANALGASIRLTYFLLAIGMLLVFYMSNRLIHTIINEFDALIQKMKLFTQNELELPAEDNTCYSTEVGSLHRQFRLMAVRIQNLVKVNYVNEILTKDAQLKALRSQISPHFLYNTLETINWRAKAMGNDVISQMVESLGNLLRVSLSAQETLVTLAYELELVDSYITIQKIRFEERLEFQVITEDAFHEGMIPPLTIQPLVENAIHYGMEEMTEVCHIYLKVNVTDDIMVIQIRNEGSHFEDDLLEKLRNKSRNPHGFGIGLLNIDQRIQLLFGDEYGLTLSNEDDFAVATITLPYRKKEGE comes from the coding sequence ATGAAAAAATTTGCATCCTGGTCACTAAAATACAAAATACTTACCATTGCTTTGTTCAACAGCGTTACCATGTTATTGTGTGCTGCTTTTGGCTATCATCTTTATACCCACGCTTACAATAAACTACTTTTTGAGTCTATGGCGAGCAGCCTGTCCGTCACTTCCAAACAGATCTCACAGAAGTTAGAAAATGCGGAATACATTTCCTCTCTGATTCTTTCCTCCTCAGTCATCCAGAAAGAACTTGCCAGCCAGCCTCCTGAAAGTGACTCCATTGCCGTGGCAGAATACAATCGCACAGTCAACAATCTCCTCACCGAATACTCTGCCCTGTTTCGGACTAATGGCATTTCCTATGCAGTGCTCTATGGTGACACTTATACCAACAGCACAAACTGGGCATTGTTAAATAAGACTCCGTCCTTTTTACTGGATGCCGCTTTGGAAAATGGTTTCAAGGCAAAAGGTTCTGTTACATGGACCTACGGAGAACGTCAGCCCTATATTCTGCTCAGCCGGAATGTCAGACAGATCAGTAATCTCTCCCTGGAATCTCTGGGTAATCTGGTGATTGGTGTTGATCTCGAACAGGTTGTATCCGATGCAAGCCAGTTTGTCTCCCAATACAGGAACCAGCAGTTTATCATTGCCAGTGATTCCGGAAGCCTGATCTACGCCTCCAAAAGTCTCTCTGATGCAGATGCCAGAGAACTTATTTCGAATTTTACGGATTCCTACAAAATTGTCTCCTATGGCGGTCACAAATATTTTGCCGTAGGAGGCACTCTGCCAGATTATGAATACCGCTATGTTACTCTGGCACCTTACGATGAGGTTGCCAATGCATTGGGAGCTTCCATACGCCTGACCTACTTTCTTCTCGCCATTGGAATGCTATTGGTGTTCTATATGTCAAACCGGCTGATTCACACAATTATCAACGAATTTGACGCCCTGATCCAGAAAATGAAACTGTTTACCCAAAATGAACTGGAACTTCCTGCGGAAGATAATACCTGCTACTCTACTGAGGTCGGATCCCTGCACAGACAATTCCGTCTGATGGCAGTGCGTATCCAGAATCTGGTAAAAGTCAATTATGTAAATGAGATTCTGACCAAAGATGCCCAGCTAAAAGCGCTCCGTTCCCAGATCAGTCCACATTTTCTCTACAACACCCTGGAGACGATCAACTGGCGGGCAAAGGCTATGGGAAATGATGTCATCTCCCAGATGGTGGAATCTCTCGGAAATCTCCTGCGTGTATCCTTATCTGCCCAGGAGACACTGGTAACACTTGCCTACGAGCTGGAACTGGTAGATTCCTATATCACGATCCAGAAAATCCGCTTTGAGGAACGGCTGGAATTCCAGGTAATCACAGAGGACGCCTTTCATGAAGGCATGATTCCTCCGTTGACCATACAACCCCTGGTGGAAAATGCAATTCACTATGGCATGGAGGAAATGACCGAAGTCTGCCACATTTATCTGAAAGTCAATGTAACAGATGACATCATGGTGATTCAGATACGCAATGAGGGCTCCCATTTCGAAGATGACCTTCTGGAAAAATTGCGCAATAAAAGCCGCAATCCTCACGGATTTGGCATCGGTCTCCTGAATATTGACCAGCGGATCCAACTGTTGTTTGGCGATGAATACGGTCTGACCTTATCCAATGAAGATGATTTTGCCGTTGCTACCATAACCCTGCCCTATCGAAAGAAAGAAGGCGAATAA
- a CDS encoding carbohydrate ABC transporter permease produces the protein MVGTIIYHVVILLIGLIMVYPLVWMVMSSFKETNTIFTTAGSLLPEHFTLDNYINGWKGFAKITFATFFKNSILISVLATFGTILSSAVVAYGFARFKFRGRGILFAAMLLSMMLPAQVLMIPQYLWYQKLGWVGSYLPLIIPYFFATQGFFVYLMSNFISGIPVELDEAAKIDGCSYWGIFIRVIVPLIKPAVVTGCIFSFMWRWDDFLSALLYVNKTAMYPVSLALKLFCDPGSSSDYGAMFAMASLSILPSVLIFIFFQKYLVEGISTSGLKG, from the coding sequence ATGGTGGGAACTATAATCTACCATGTAGTGATTTTACTGATTGGTCTGATCATGGTATACCCGCTGGTATGGATGGTTATGAGTTCTTTTAAAGAGACCAATACGATTTTTACCACAGCAGGATCCCTGCTCCCGGAACATTTTACACTGGATAACTATATTAACGGATGGAAGGGTTTTGCAAAGATCACATTTGCAACATTTTTCAAAAACTCTATTCTGATCTCCGTACTAGCAACTTTTGGAACAATTCTTTCTTCGGCAGTGGTAGCCTACGGTTTTGCAAGATTTAAATTCCGGGGCAGAGGGATCTTATTTGCGGCAATGCTTTTGTCCATGATGCTCCCAGCACAGGTACTGATGATACCTCAGTACCTGTGGTATCAGAAACTTGGCTGGGTAGGTTCTTATCTGCCCCTGATCATTCCGTATTTCTTTGCTACGCAGGGATTCTTTGTTTATCTTATGTCTAACTTCATCAGTGGCATTCCGGTGGAACTGGATGAAGCAGCAAAGATTGACGGCTGTTCCTACTGGGGAATTTTTATCAGGGTCATCGTTCCTTTGATTAAGCCGGCAGTAGTGACGGGATGTATTTTCTCCTTTATGTGGAGATGGGATGATTTCCTTTCAGCATTACTTTATGTTAATAAAACGGCAATGTATCCGGTGAGTCTGGCACTGAAACTGTTCTGTGATCCTGGATCTTCATCCGATTATGGTGCAATGTTTGCAATGGCAAGTTTGTCTATTCTTCCGTCCGTATTGATTTTTATTTTCTTCCAGAAATATCTGGTAGAAGGAATCAGTACTTCCGGATTGAAGGGCTGA
- the nifU gene encoding Fe-S cluster assembly scaffold protein NifU, with product MYSEKVMDHFNHPRNVGEMENPSGVGTVGNAKCGDIMRMYLDIDDNGIIKEAKFKTFGCGAAVATSSMATELVKGKTIQEALEVTNKAVMEALDGLPPVKVHCSLLAEEAIHAALWDYAEKNGIKIEGLERPVNDISEKEEEEEY from the coding sequence ATGTACAGTGAGAAAGTAATGGATCATTTTAATCATCCGAGAAATGTTGGAGAGATGGAGAATCCAAGCGGTGTTGGTACCGTTGGTAATGCAAAATGCGGAGATATCATGCGAATGTATCTTGATATTGATGATAATGGAATCATTAAAGAAGCAAAATTTAAAACTTTCGGATGCGGCGCAGCCGTTGCAACCAGCAGCATGGCAACTGAGCTTGTAAAAGGAAAAACAATCCAGGAAGCACTTGAAGTTACCAACAAAGCAGTTATGGAAGCATTAGACGGACTTCCACCAGTAAAAGTACACTGTTCCCTGCTTGCAGAGGAAGCGATCCATGCAGCACTCTGGGATTATGCAGAGAAGAATGGTATTAAGATTGAAGGCTTAGAGCGTCCGGTAAATGATATCAGTGAAAAAGAAGAGGAAGAAGAATACTAA
- a CDS encoding carbohydrate ABC transporter permease, whose amino-acid sequence MKTIRRLFNSEHTAGIMFTLPFTLGFLFFMLVPMGISLYYSFCDYDILSAPKFTGLQNYITMFGDGTFWQTIKVTFFFAFVSVPLKLVFALLVAMLLLKNSRMSGFYRAVYYLPSIIGGSVAVAILWKRMFAIDGVVNKLLAGIGIDSGISWLGNTKTAIWVLILLAVWQFGSSMLIFLSSLKQIPASLYEAAMVDGASGVYQFFKITLPLLTPTIFFNLVMQMINGFLAFTQCYIITQGKPMNSTLLYTVYMYQQSFEFYNTGYGAALAWVMLLLIGLVTLFLFATKKFWVYEGGV is encoded by the coding sequence ATGAAAACGATTCGTAGACTGTTTAACAGTGAACATACAGCAGGAATTATGTTTACGCTTCCATTTACTTTGGGATTCCTCTTTTTTATGCTGGTTCCCATGGGGATTTCTCTTTATTATTCGTTCTGTGATTACGACATTTTGTCAGCACCAAAATTTACAGGACTTCAGAATTACATAACGATGTTTGGCGATGGTACCTTCTGGCAGACCATAAAAGTTACTTTTTTCTTTGCCTTTGTATCTGTTCCGTTAAAACTGGTATTTGCGTTGCTGGTAGCAATGCTGCTTTTAAAAAATTCCAGAATGTCCGGTTTTTACAGAGCTGTCTATTATCTGCCATCCATCATTGGCGGATCCGTAGCAGTGGCAATTCTGTGGAAGCGTATGTTTGCCATTGATGGTGTAGTCAACAAACTTCTGGCAGGCATTGGAATTGACAGCGGTATTTCCTGGCTGGGCAACACCAAGACAGCAATCTGGGTATTGATCCTGTTAGCTGTATGGCAGTTTGGTTCTTCCATGTTGATCTTTCTGTCTTCTTTAAAGCAGATTCCGGCATCTCTCTATGAGGCAGCCATGGTGGATGGGGCAAGTGGTGTGTATCAGTTTTTTAAGATCACACTGCCTCTGCTGACGCCGACAATCTTTTTTAACCTGGTAATGCAGATGATCAATGGATTCCTGGCATTTACCCAGTGTTACATTATTACACAGGGAAAACCTATGAACTCTACCCTGCTCTACACAGTTTATATGTATCAGCAGTCTTTCGAGTTCTATAATACAGGATATGGTGCAGCATTAGCATGGGTAATGCTCCTGCTGATCGGTCTGGTCACACTGTTTCTGTTTGCAACGAAGAAGTTCTGGGTATATGAAGGAGGAGTATAA
- the cysK gene encoding cysteine synthase A — MANVYQSATDLIGKTPLLEVTKLEKNKGLEAKVLVKLEYFNTSGSVKDRAAYYMVKDAEEKGLLKEGSVIIEPTSGNTGIGLASIAAAKGYRIILTMPETMSVERRNILKAYGAEIVLTEGAKGMKGAIAKAEELAKEIPGSFIPSQFTNPANVQAHFETTGPEIWADTDGKVDIFVAGVGTGGTVTGVGQYLKSQNKDVKVVAVEPETSPVLSKGTAGPHKIQGIGAGFVPEVLDTKIYDEVFPVANEDAFATGKELAKAEGVLVGISSGAALYAAIELAKRPENKGKTIVALLPDSGDRYYSTALFAD, encoded by the coding sequence ATGGCAAACGTATACCAGAGTGCAACAGATTTAATTGGAAAAACACCTTTATTAGAAGTAACAAAATTAGAGAAAAACAAAGGACTTGAGGCAAAAGTTCTTGTAAAACTTGAGTATTTTAATACATCAGGAAGTGTCAAAGACCGTGCTGCATATTACATGGTAAAAGATGCAGAGGAGAAAGGACTTTTAAAAGAAGGTTCTGTTATCATTGAGCCAACATCCGGAAATACAGGAATCGGTCTTGCTTCTATCGCAGCAGCAAAAGGATACCGCATCATTTTAACAATGCCTGAGACCATGAGCGTTGAGCGCCGCAACATATTAAAAGCATACGGTGCAGAGATCGTTTTAACAGAGGGTGCAAAGGGAATGAAAGGTGCGATCGCAAAAGCAGAAGAACTTGCAAAAGAGATTCCTGGAAGTTTTATCCCATCCCAGTTTACAAACCCGGCAAACGTACAGGCTCACTTTGAGACAACAGGACCGGAGATCTGGGCAGATACAGACGGTAAAGTAGATATATTCGTTGCAGGTGTTGGTACCGGTGGAACAGTTACCGGTGTTGGTCAGTACTTAAAATCCCAGAATAAAGATGTAAAGGTTGTAGCAGTTGAGCCTGAGACATCTCCGGTTCTTTCCAAAGGAACTGCAGGCCCTCATAAGATTCAGGGAATCGGTGCAGGATTTGTTCCGGAAGTATTAGATACCAAAATTTATGATGAGGTATTCCCGGTAGCAAACGAAGATGCATTTGCAACCGGAAAAGAACTTGCAAAAGCAGAGGGTGTATTAGTCGGAATTTCTTCCGGCGCAGCATTATATGCAGCGATCGAGCTTGCAAAACGCCCGGAAAACAAAGGAAAAACAATCGTTGCCCTTCTTCCGGACAGTGGTGACCGCTACTACTCTACAGCATTATTTGCTGACTAA
- the nifS gene encoding cysteine desulfurase NifS: MAKLIYLDNAATTQVYPEVLDAMLPYFTEHYGNPSAIYSFAGESKKAVDEARANVADLINARPEDIYFTGGGSESDNWALKATAETYESKGKHIITSKIEHHAILHTCAYLEQKGYEVTYLDVDEDGKISLEELEKAIRPDTILISIMSANNEIGTIQPIKEIGKIAHDHGVLFHTDAVQAFGHIPIDVEEMNIDMLSASGHKINGPKGIGVMYIRKGVKIRSFIHGGAQERKRRAGTHNVPGIVGIGTAAKLAKENMEERSAKEIALRDHLIERILKEIPYTRLNGHRTDRLPNNANFCFRFIEGESMLILLDQAGICGSSGSACTSGSLDPSHVLLAIGLPHEIAHGSLRLTLSEKNTMEEIDYTVDELKKIIERLRGMSPLYEDFVKEQNK, translated from the coding sequence ATGGCAAAATTAATTTATTTAGATAATGCAGCAACCACACAGGTATATCCGGAAGTATTAGATGCAATGCTCCCATATTTTACAGAGCATTATGGCAACCCTTCCGCTATTTATTCTTTCGCAGGAGAGAGCAAAAAAGCAGTTGATGAGGCAAGAGCAAATGTTGCAGATCTGATCAATGCAAGACCGGAGGATATCTACTTTACCGGCGGCGGCAGTGAGTCAGACAACTGGGCATTAAAGGCAACTGCAGAGACATATGAGTCAAAAGGAAAACACATCATCACAAGCAAGATCGAGCATCATGCGATCCTTCATACCTGCGCATACTTAGAGCAGAAAGGTTATGAAGTAACTTATCTGGATGTCGATGAAGACGGAAAGATCAGCCTTGAGGAATTAGAGAAAGCGATCCGCCCGGATACGATCCTGATATCCATTATGTCAGCAAATAATGAGATTGGAACAATCCAGCCGATCAAAGAGATCGGAAAGATCGCACATGATCATGGTGTATTATTCCACACAGATGCAGTTCAGGCATTCGGACATATTCCGATCGACGTGGAAGAGATGAACATTGATATGTTAAGTGCAAGTGGTCATAAGATCAACGGACCAAAGGGTATCGGTGTGATGTATATCCGCAAAGGTGTTAAGATCCGTTCCTTTATCCACGGCGGTGCACAGGAGAGAAAACGTCGTGCCGGTACACATAATGTTCCGGGTATCGTTGGAATCGGTACAGCTGCAAAACTTGCAAAAGAAAATATGGAAGAACGCAGTGCAAAAGAGATCGCATTAAGAGATCATCTGATCGAGCGTATATTAAAAGAAATTCCTTATACCAGATTAAACGGACACCGTACAGACCGTCTGCCGAACAATGCAAACTTCTGCTTCCGTTTCATCGAGGGAGAGTCCATGCTGATTCTCTTAGACCAGGCAGGAATCTGTGGTTCCAGTGGTTCTGCATGTACTTCGGGATCATTAGATCCATCCCATGTACTTCTTGCAATCGGTCTGCCGCATGAGATCGCACATGGTTCCCTGCGTCTGACTTTATCCGAGAAGAACACGATGGAAGAGATCGACTACACAGTAGATGAGTTAAAGAAGATCATTGAGCGTTTGCGCGGCATGTCCCCATTATATGAGGATTTTGTAAAAGAACAGAATAAATAA
- a CDS encoding response regulator, with protein sequence MLKLLIADDERIIRETISKIIDWKKYDIEVIGLCKNGIEAYDMILDESPDIVLTDIRMPGMSGLDLIREVHQTDIPIQFIILSGYGEFEYAKEAMHYGVKQYLLKPCNETQILECVLECKKDHDRMMRERTMLQKQFTLYDGMLHNVISSVINDCLNEKQSLDEIVLHYEQYVDFHTTGYHLFYVYYLEFDSLPEFLQQLKVYVEKEMSQVIFYGIYVKNTFLLFLQNSSGFCENIHNFLKNVHLSGQKVSLEIQDTNYPSLKILLSDNTDRIMRFPMIYYINHFHVTAICNYDRVIFQIQQLYQRLRGGDSEKSDQVAEILRGIDNIDFLKQLVSSLFLKMSSNSQMLSPVGLAEWLTQMENEENLDSLKDMVVNKFMELSSIRETEASISPMISQIYSYVDTHLEDSSLTLKQIAENYLFMNVDYVSKKFYKETGQKFSQYLTAMRIARAKQLIAQNPEEPVKNIAEQVGCGNNPQYFSQLFKKQTGITPTDYIASLGH encoded by the coding sequence ATGTTAAAATTACTGATTGCTGATGATGAAAGAATTATCAGAGAAACGATTTCCAAAATTATTGACTGGAAAAAATATGATATCGAAGTGATCGGATTATGTAAAAACGGAATTGAAGCCTATGACATGATCCTCGATGAATCCCCGGATATCGTTCTTACAGATATCCGCATGCCCGGCATGAGTGGTTTAGATCTGATCCGTGAGGTCCACCAGACAGACATCCCGATTCAGTTTATCATTTTATCCGGCTACGGTGAATTTGAATATGCCAAAGAAGCCATGCATTACGGGGTCAAGCAGTATCTCCTAAAGCCATGCAATGAAACACAGATCTTAGAATGTGTGCTGGAATGTAAAAAAGACCACGACCGCATGATGCGTGAACGTACTATGCTGCAAAAACAGTTTACCCTCTATGATGGCATGCTGCACAATGTCATTTCCAGTGTCATCAACGACTGCCTCAATGAAAAACAGTCCTTAGATGAAATCGTCCTGCACTATGAACAATATGTGGATTTTCATACCACAGGGTACCATCTATTTTATGTGTATTATCTGGAATTTGATAGCCTGCCAGAATTTCTGCAGCAGTTAAAAGTCTATGTGGAAAAAGAGATGTCCCAGGTAATCTTTTACGGAATCTATGTAAAAAATACTTTTCTGCTTTTCCTTCAGAATAGTTCCGGATTTTGTGAAAACATACATAATTTCCTGAAAAACGTACACTTAAGCGGGCAAAAGGTATCCCTTGAAATTCAGGATACCAACTATCCCTCTCTAAAAATCCTGCTGTCAGATAACACAGACCGTATCATGCGTTTTCCCATGATTTATTATATCAATCATTTCCATGTCACAGCAATCTGCAACTATGACCGCGTCATTTTTCAGATCCAGCAGTTATATCAGCGGCTTCGCGGAGGAGACAGTGAAAAGTCTGACCAGGTGGCTGAGATTCTGCGTGGAATTGATAATATTGATTTTCTAAAACAACTTGTAAGCAGTTTGTTTCTCAAAATGTCTTCCAATTCCCAGATGCTTTCCCCGGTAGGTCTGGCAGAATGGCTCACTCAGATGGAAAACGAAGAAAATCTGGACAGCCTAAAAGATATGGTAGTAAACAAGTTCATGGAGTTATCCAGCATCCGTGAAACCGAGGCAAGTATCTCCCCGATGATCTCCCAGATTTATTCCTATGTCGACACACATCTGGAGGATTCTTCCCTGACCTTGAAACAGATTGCGGAAAATTATCTGTTCATGAATGTGGATTACGTCAGTAAAAAATTTTATAAAGAAACCGGACAGAAGTTTTCACAATATCTCACTGCAATGCGTATTGCCAGAGCAAAACAACTCATTGCACAGAATCCGGAAGAACCCGTAAAAAATATTGCAGAACAGGTTGGCTGCGGAAACAATCCGCAATATTTCTCCCAACTCTTCAAAAAACAGACCGGCATCACCCCTACTGACTATATTGCCTCCTTAGGACATTGA
- a CDS encoding O-acetylhomoserine aminocarboxypropyltransferase/cysteine synthase family protein: MGKKHLSERNLGFETLQLHVGQEEADPVTDARAVPIYATSSYVFHNSQHAADRFGLKDAGNIYGRLTNPTEDVFEKRIAALEGGVAALAVASGAAAITYTIENLAHAGDHIVAANNIYGGSYNLLEHTLPDYGITTTFVDPLDVSNFEKAIQDNTKALYIETFGNPNSDVSDIEAIAKIAHAHKIPLVVDNTFATPYLLRPIEYGADIVVHSATKFIGGHGTAIGGVIVDSGKFDWEASGKFPAITEPNPSYHGISFSQAAGPAAFVTRIRAILLRDTGATISPFHAFMFLQGLETLSLRVERHVENALKVVEYLNNHPQVEKVHHPSVTQDKEQQELYKKYFPNGGGSIFTFEIKGDEQTAKDFIDNLEIFSLLANVADVKSLVIHPASTTHAQLNEAELAEQGICPNTIRLSIGTENIKDIIEDLDEAFKAIK; encoded by the coding sequence ATGGGAAAAAAACATTTGAGCGAAAGAAATCTGGGTTTTGAAACATTACAGTTACATGTAGGACAGGAGGAAGCAGATCCGGTTACTGATGCAAGAGCAGTACCGATCTATGCGACATCTTCTTATGTATTCCATAACAGCCAGCATGCTGCAGACCGTTTTGGCTTAAAAGATGCAGGTAATATCTATGGAAGACTTACCAATCCGACCGAGGATGTATTTGAAAAGAGAATCGCAGCATTAGAGGGTGGTGTTGCAGCACTTGCAGTAGCATCCGGTGCAGCAGCGATCACATATACGATCGAGAACCTTGCACATGCCGGTGATCATATCGTTGCAGCAAACAATATTTACGGTGGTTCTTACAACCTGTTAGAGCATACACTGCCGGATTACGGAATCACAACAACATTCGTTGATCCGCTTGATGTTTCAAACTTTGAAAAAGCGATTCAGGACAATACAAAAGCACTTTACATAGAAACATTCGGAAATCCAAACTCAGATGTCAGCGACATTGAGGCAATCGCAAAGATCGCCCATGCACATAAAATACCACTTGTTGTGGACAATACATTTGCAACCCCGTATCTGCTTCGTCCGATCGAATACGGTGCAGACATCGTTGTTCATTCTGCAACAAAATTCATCGGTGGTCATGGAACTGCAATCGGTGGTGTTATTGTAGACAGCGGAAAGTTTGACTGGGAGGCATCCGGCAAGTTCCCTGCTATCACGGAACCAAATCCGAGCTACCATGGAATTAGCTTTTCACAGGCAGCAGGACCGGCAGCATTCGTTACAAGAATCCGTGCGATCTTACTTCGTGATACCGGAGCAACGATCTCGCCATTCCATGCATTTATGTTTTTACAGGGACTTGAGACACTGTCCTTGCGTGTAGAACGTCATGTCGAAAATGCATTAAAGGTTGTAGAGTATTTAAACAATCATCCGCAGGTGGAGAAGGTACATCACCCGTCCGTTACACAGGATAAAGAGCAGCAGGAGCTGTACAAAAAATACTTCCCGAACGGTGGCGGTTCTATCTTTACCTTTGAAATCAAAGGGGATGAGCAGACGGCAAAAGATTTTATTGATAATCTTGAGATCTTTTCCTTACTTGCAAACGTGGCAGATGTAAAATCACTTGTCATTCATCCGGCTTCTACCACACATGCACAGTTAAATGAGGCAGAACTGGCAGAGCAGGGAATTTGCCCGAACACGATCCGCCTTTCCATCGGAACAGAGAATATCAAGGATATTATTGAAGACCTTGATGAGGCATTTAAGGCAATAAAGTAA
- a CDS encoding ABC transporter substrate-binding protein, whose amino-acid sequence MKKKLVCILAAVMAVTSFAACGSNSGNAAGADTTGENDSQTVQSNGGSSDSSSLVMAWWGNQTRNERTQSILDMYAEENPGVTIEGQFSEFNDYWNKLATAAAGHSMPDIVQMDYKYLQQYVNNDLLVDLTPYIEDGTIDVSNCNQDVLNSAQADGGLYALCNGINAPALLYNKTLLDENGITVKDNMTMDEFIALSKEIQEKTGYKTNLCYNQNEQFLEYYLRADDIVLYQDGKLGGDSADPYINFFKLYEDGIKDGWVVDPSVFAERTIGSVEQDPLVYGSSPETMSWCSFSYSNQLTAIENAVPEGTEIGITTWPSSDPSKSDYLKPSQFFAISTDSKNPAEAAKILNYITNSVDCNNVLLAERGIPLSSDVAEAISPNLDESSQKVIDFIYDVVEPNSSQVNPPSADGSSEVNDLINKFEEQVCYGQMSAEDAGQQLFEQGNAIMASKASE is encoded by the coding sequence ATGAAAAAGAAATTAGTATGCATCCTTGCAGCAGTCATGGCAGTGACATCTTTTGCAGCATGTGGCAGCAATTCCGGCAATGCCGCTGGAGCTGATACAACCGGGGAAAACGATTCCCAGACTGTTCAGTCAAATGGCGGCAGCAGCGATTCTTCCAGCCTGGTAATGGCATGGTGGGGCAATCAGACCAGAAACGAGCGTACACAGAGTATTCTGGATATGTATGCAGAGGAAAATCCGGGAGTTACGATCGAAGGACAGTTTTCTGAATTTAATGACTACTGGAATAAACTTGCAACTGCAGCAGCAGGACACTCCATGCCGGATATCGTCCAGATGGATTATAAATATTTACAGCAGTATGTAAACAATGACCTGTTGGTAGATCTGACACCTTATATTGAAGACGGCACCATTGATGTCAGCAACTGCAATCAGGACGTACTGAATTCCGCACAGGCAGACGGTGGTCTGTATGCATTGTGTAACGGCATTAACGCTCCAGCGCTTCTCTATAATAAAACCTTACTGGATGAAAATGGCATTACGGTAAAAGATAACATGACTATGGATGAGTTTATTGCCCTGTCCAAGGAAATCCAGGAGAAGACCGGTTACAAGACGAATCTTTGCTACAACCAGAATGAGCAGTTCCTGGAATATTACCTGCGTGCAGATGATATTGTACTGTATCAGGATGGCAAACTGGGCGGCGATTCGGCAGATCCTTATATAAATTTCTTCAAGCTGTATGAAGATGGTATCAAAGATGGATGGGTAGTAGATCCTTCCGTATTTGCAGAGCGTACCATCGGTTCCGTAGAACAGGATCCTCTGGTATATGGTTCCAGTCCTGAGACAATGTCCTGGTGCTCATTCTCTTATTCGAACCAGTTGACTGCAATCGAAAATGCAGTTCCGGAAGGAACGGAGATCGGTATTACCACATGGCCTTCCAGTGATCCATCCAAATCGGATTACTTAAAACCAAGCCAGTTCTTTGCAATTTCTACCGATTCAAAAAATCCGGCAGAAGCAGCTAAGATCCTGAATTATATTACGAATTCCGTTGACTGCAACAATGTACTTCTTGCAGAAAGAGGTATTCCTCTGTCAAGTGATGTAGCAGAGGCAATTTCTCCAAATCTGGATGAGAGCAGCCAGAAAGTGATTGATTTTATTTACGATGTGGTAGAACCGAATTCCTCTCAGGTAAATCCGCCAAGTGCTGATGGTTCCAGTGAGGTAAATGATCTGATCAACAAGTTTGAAGAGCAGGTATGTTATGGGCAGATGTCTGCAGAAGATGCAGGTCAGCAGTTATTTGAACAGGGTAACGCCATCATGGCATCCAAGGCTTCTGAATAA